The region TATTATGTTCTAAGAGATAATTTAGCCAAAGCAAAAAAACAATTCAAAGAAGTTCCTCGTATGCTGAAAGCCCTTGAACATTGGTTTGGACCTTATCCGTTTTATGAAGACAGTTACAAACTCGTGGAAGCGCCTTATTTAGGCATGGAACACCAAAGTAGTGTTACTTATGGTAATGATTTTAAAAACGGTTACAAAGGGAGAGATTTAAGCGGTACAGGCTGGGGACTCAAATTTGATTTTATTATCATCCATGAATCCGGACATGAATGGTTTGCTAACAATATTACCTACAAGGACATTGCTGATATGTGGATTCACGAAAGTTTTACAAATTACTCTGAAAGTCTTTTTGTGGAATATTACTATGGGAAAGAAGCCGGTTTTGATTATGTAAAAGGAGTGAGAAAAAGCATTCAAAACGACAAACCGATTATTGGTCATTATGACGTGAATAGCGAAGGTTCGGGTGATATGTATTACAAAGGAGCCAATATGTTACATACATTACGCCAAATTGTAAATAACGATGAAAAATGGAAAGCCATTTTGAGAGGATTGAACAGTACTTTTTACCACCAAACAGTTACCACAAAACAAATCGAGGATTATCTGAGTACTAATGTTAGACTGGATTTAGCAACTTTCTTTAATCAATATTTAAGAGATACCAGAATTCCTACATTAGAGTATTATTTCAAAGACAATAGCTTGACATTTCGTTGGACAAATTGTGTTGCCAATTTTAACATGCCTATTAAAGTAACTCTAAATGGCACCGAAAAATGGCTAAAACCGGAAACAAATTGGAAACAAGAATCAATTACATCTGAAAATAAAGAACTTAAAATTGACACTAATTTTTATGTAGCAAATATCAATATCACAGAATAATATTTGCTAATTTTACCTGAAAAACAAAACAGATCAACTGATTTATCTTATCACTTTTATGAAAAATACAAATACAATTTTGTTCTGTTTGATCGTTTTTGGGGTTAGTGTTACAGCTCAAAAAAAAATCAACCCAGTTGTAAAGACTGTTCCAAAAGAAGCCATTCCTATAGTAGATACTGCAACAGTGGCCTTCGATAGTATTTCATTTTCTAAATCAAGTGAAATGCTTGATGAAGAACACTATTGGAACCTTATTGAAAGTTCCATAAAAGAAAATACAGATCAGGAGGATCAAGAACTTTTTTTGGTTGCTGAACTTGAAAAATTGTCTCCAAAGGAAATAATAGGCTTTCGACTCAGAACAGATCAGCTTCTTTTTGATTCCTACAATCCTGAATTATGGTGCGCGGCCTATATCATGAATGGCGGTGTTTCGGATGGTGATTTTGAATATTTTAGATGCTGGTTAATCTCCAGAGGGAAAGACGTTTTTTATAAAGCAAAGGCTAATCCGGATTATTTAGTTGATCAAGTAATTCCTGACCGTAAATCCTATCAATTTGAAGGTTTTTGGTTTGTAGCGGTTTCAGCATTCAAAAACAAAACCAATCAGGAATTGTATCCTTATATTGATTATGAGCTATTTACCACCACTGATGAGAATTACCCTTTGCTCAATTTTACTTGGGACGCAGAAGATCCCAAAAGTATGGAAACCATTTGTCCTTTGTTGTTTAATAAACTTTGGAAATAATAAATTATAAAGCTATTTTTTCAAACAATTGTAACTGACTTTTTAGTCTTTCAATAAGCATACTCATCATTCTTTTATTAAGGTTTGATGAGTTTTTTATATACAATAGATATTCGTCTTGAGTAAATAATCCAATGATCATCCCTTTCATAGCATTACGGAACTTAATGTCTTTTTGAATTGCATTTTCTATCGTCGCTAATTTTTTATCGACTGTTTGGGTATAAAAATCGCTCTTATATTTTGTAATATAATTATGGAAAGCGGCGATAAACAGTTCGTTTTGCAGTTTTAGGATAGGGCGAAGGGTTTGATTTTGAAACATTTCCTCCGAAGAAGATTGAGCACTTACACTACCTATGGTTTCTCCTCGAAATTCTCTTAAAAAAACATCTCTCTGATTCATTTTTTTCTTTAAAAATAAAAAAATATATCCTAAGATGAGTTATTTTAGCATTATAAAAATAAAAATTATGCGATTTCATACTAGAAAATGGGTAAAGCCCGAAGACTTGAATCCAAACGGAACTTTATTTGGCGGAAAATTGCTGGCCTGGATTGATGAAGAACTGGCTTTATACACGATAATTCAACTGGAAAATCCCAAAGTAGTTACTAAACACATGTCGGAAATAAATTTCAGAAGTTCCGCAAAACAGGGAGATATTATTGAAATTGGCATTGACGTGGTTAAATTCGGGAACAGCTCATTGACCTTAAAGTGTGAAGTTCGAAACATGATGACGCGCGAAACAATTATCTCCATAGATACTACCACAATGGTTAATTTAGGTGCGGATGGAAAGCCAAAAGCACATGGAAAAACACAAATTGAATATGTTAAAAATCGTTTGCTTTAATTAAATAAAGAAGGCTTATAAAAAAGACCTTAAGTATTTCAAAATACTTAAGGTCTTTTTTTACATTTAAAGCCTAATTCAGAAATACTTTTTCAGAGGGCAATTCGAAAATTTCTAAATCAAAATAACCAACAGATGCAATGACGTGATCAAAGATATCAGCCATTATGTATTCGTAATTCTCCCATTTTTTATCTGTCGTAAAAGCATAAATTTCCAAAGGAACCCCATTAGAGTCGGATTGCAATTGGCGACAAAGCATCAACATATCTTTGTTTAAAGCGGGATGATGGTGCAGGTATTCTATGATGTATTTTCGAAATAATCCTAAATTAGTGATATTTCGGCCATTGATTGCAATCGATTTATCTATAGAATTCACACTATTGAATTTGTCAATTTCTCTTTTTCTGGTATCAATATAACCACTGATCAATTGAATTTTTTTCAAATCATCAAATTCTGCATCATTCAAAAAACGGATACTGCTTGTTTTGATCAAAATGTGTCTTTTAATTCTTCGTCCTTCAGATTTAAACATACCGCGCCAGTTTCGAAAAGAATCTGAGCTTAGACTATAGGTAGGAATTGTAGTAGTCGTATTGTCAAAATTTCGCACCTTAACTGTGGTTAAATTAATTTCGATTACATCACCGTCAGCTCCAAATTTTTCCATGGTAATCCAATCGCCAATACGAACCATATCATTTATAGAAACTTGGACACTCGCCACAAAACCCAAAATAATATCCCTGAAAATTAAAATAATCAAAGCCGAAACAGCTCCAAAAGTAGTCAAAAGCTCTTTGCGGTCAATATCAAATATTTTTGATATGATTAGTATAATTCCCACCAACCAAAGCACAATCATTATTACTTGAATGAAGCTATCAATAGGTTTGTCGCTATATCGAGGTTTTACTTTTAAATAATCTCTCAATGCATTAAAGACCGTTCGTATGATCCATAAAATCAGAAATACGATATAAATCCCTACCAATTTACCAAAAATATCTTCCCAATATTCGTATTTATCCAGAATTATCGGAACTGATTTATAAATAAACAGCAGCGGAATAAGGTGGGCTATGTATTTTGCTGTTTTATTGGATACTAATAAATCGTCAAAATTTGTTTTCGTTTTTTGAGCTACAAAAACTATTATGGTGACCAAAAGAAGTCGGAAAACCACATAGATGGCATAAGCCAAAAAACACAGCAAGGCAATGTTTATAAATAAACTTAAATAAGAGGCAAAATTGTACCCCAATCCCCATTTCCGAAAAATGGGGTAGAGGAAGGTGAAAATTTGCTCTATAATTTTATACATTCTTTAAATATTTCTTGTCGATATAAAAAGTTCCAAAAGGAACAAGTGAAGCAAATAAAATAATACCTAAGTTTTTAAAGTCCCAGTTTTGAACGTTTTTTAATAAAACAGCTAGCAAAACATAGCCAATAAAAAGTACACCATGGCCCATACCTATAGGATATAGTAGGGTTTTGTACAAATCAATGTGTGTAGGCTTGATCAAAAGCATATTAGCAAATAAAACCAAATAGGATATTCCTTCTAGAATCGCAGTAATCTTGAAAATCTTAAGCATTTAATTTATTTTTAGTAATAATCGACAAAATTAGGCAATAACATTGATTTTTGAAGTATTCTATTCAAAACTAATTCATAAGAAAGGTTAAATTTTGAGGCCAAATATTATGATTTAAAAAAGAGAAAACCAACCCTCAAGTTGGTCTTCTCTTTTATTTACAAATCCGGAATATTATGAAATCAAAAGTTTACTAACATATTGATAACTTGTTTTTACTGATTCTATCGGATTAGGAACATAATTGGTTTCCTGTTCAACAAAAAAATGTTTTACCCCTGACAGTTTTGCTTCAGCAAAAATCGATTTAAAATCAATGCTTCCGTTACCAATTTCGGTATTTCTATCGGGATTATTTTGATCCATATCCTTGACATGCCACATGCTAAAACGTCCCGGATTTTTCTTAAACAATTGCAAAGGATCATTTCCCGATCGCACAACCCAATACAAATCCAATTCAAAATCAACTAATTTCTTGTCCGTTTCGCCGAGCAGAATATCATAACCAGTCGTGCCTTCAAATGAGGTAAACTCAAAAGCATGATTGTGATACGCCAATTTTAAACCTGATTCTTTACAAATCTCAGCTGCTTGGTTTATTTTTAAAGCAATTTTTTTATAATCATCGGCGCTCTTTCTGAGTGATTCCTCTAGCCAGGGAATTGTTACATACTGATTCCCCAAAATATTCGCCGCCTCAATCGTTTTTTTAAGAACATCAGAGTTCCCGTCTTTAATAAAAGTACCAAGATCATAATGCCCACTCGGGGATTTCAAACCATTATCGGATAAAATAGTTTTAAACTCTTTTGCAGATGTGCCAAAAAAACCATTCTTTAACGAAAAGCCATAGGTTTCCACTTCTTTAAAACCTGCTTTGGCGACTTGTTCCAAAACCATTTTCACATTAGAAGGGAAGCTGTCTCGCAAAGTATACAATTGCAGTCCAATATTTTTATTTTTGCTGCTGAAAGCCAATGAAGGTGCTAGTGCTATTGCGCCCAGAGCCATGCCGGTATTTATTAAAAAAGTTCTTCTTTTTATCATTAATTCTATTTGTTTGTTCTTAAATATCGCAAATCGCAATCGCTTTTCTTAAAGAGTCCATTTTGTTTGGATTCTTAGGTATAAATTCTTGCGCTACATAGCCTTTAAATCCTGTTTGCACTATTGCCTTCATGATGGCTGCATAGTTTAATTCTTGGTTTTCGTCAATTTCGTTTCTACCGGGAACGCCAGCGGTATGATAATGACCAATATACTTATGGTTGTCTCTGATTGTTCGGATCACATCTCCTTCGTCAATTTGCATGTGGTAAATGTCATAAAGTAATTTAAAATGTTCCGAATTAAGGCGTTTAGCCAGTTCCACTCCCCATTTTGTAGTATCACATTGGTAATCCTTATGGTCAATTTTACTGTTCAATAATTCCATCACTAAAACTACATTGTGCTTTTCAGCCAAAGGGAGCAACGGCTGCAATCCTTTTACGCAGTTGTTCCAGCCTTCTTCATCGGTTTTTCCTCTTTTGTTACCACTAAAGCAAATCAGATTCTTATAACCCGCTTTTGCAACCAGCGGAATCATTGCTGAATAGTTCTTGATTAAGGTTTCATGAAATTTTGGGTCATTGAATCCATCGACCAAATTAATCTCTGCACCGTTGCACATCGCTGAATCAAGACCGTGTTTTTTCAATATAGGCCAATCGGCAGGGCCAACCAAATCAATTGCCGAAATCCCCATTTTTTTGGCTTCTACACAAAGGATTTCAAGATCAATACTACTGAAACACCATCTGCAAACCGAGTGATTAATGTTGCCTTTTATTGTTTGTTCTTCCATATTTGTCTCTTTTGGGCTTGCTGCAGCGGAAAACCCCAGAGGAATGTTTAGCGCTACCGCTCCGGCAACAATATTTTTTATAACCGATCTTCTGCTTAAATTAGAACTCATTTTGATTAAATTTTAGATTGTTGTAATTTCTGTTTTAGTTTTCTCCTTGAATAAAAGGGCAAAAAGTATAAATACCACCAATGCAATTCCGGCAGGAATTAACCATACCATTTCCCAATTGATTGCACCTCCAAGGGTTTTATAATTATCGGTAATCCAACCTGCAACTCCAAACCCGATTAGCATTCCCACACCATAAGTGGCGAGAGTGATCAATCCCTGCGCGGCACTTTTGTATTTTTCTCCGGCTTTTGAATTGGTATAAATTTGTCCCGAAACGAAAAAGAAATCGTAACAAATCCCGTGCAAGGCAATTCCGGTGATGAGCATAAAACTTAAATCGCTTCCATTGCCATAAGCAAACAGAACATATCGTAGTGCCCAAGCCAACATACCAACTAGAATGGTCTTTTTAAATCCAAAACGGACAAAAAACATTGGAATCAACAACAGGAATAGTGCTTCAGATATTTGCCCAATTGCCATTTTCCCTGTTGGATTTTCGATTCCGGCATCCGTTAAAAAAGGATGCGCATTTTGATAATAAAAAGCTAAAGGAACACAGATCAGAATGGAGGAAATGAAAAATATCGCAAAATTTTTATCCTTTAATAATCTCAAAGCATCGAAACCAAGTAAGTCACCAATCCTGATTTTTTCGGTAGAAGCCACTTTTGGCGGCGTTTTTGGCAAAGCAAAACTAAAAATTCCTAACAAGAAAGCGGCAACTCCTGCCAGCAGAAAGGTGTTTTTAAGCAATCCCTGAGAAACTGCTTCGCTCGAATCCCAATGAAACAAAAAGCTAATAGATAATCCTGCTAAAATCCAGCCGATGGTTCCCCAAACCCTGATATTTGAAAATTCTTTCTCCGGATCTTTCATCTGATTAAAAGCTACTGAATTAACTAAGGCCAAGGTAGGCATGTATAAAACCATATAACTCAAAACGTAAGTATAAAAGACAGCTACTTCATCCGACTGGTACATTTGGTACATCAAAAAAGCGCCGCCAAGATGAAGAATACCCAATATTTTTTCGGCATTAAAATAACGGTCAGCAATTAAACCAATAATAAAAGGAGCAATGATGGCTCCCCAAGATTGGGTTGAAAAAATAGATCCAATTTCTGATCCGGAAGCTTTCAAATTGTTACCTAAAAAAGTACCTAGAGTTACAAACCAAGCTCCCCAGATAAAAAACTCCAGGAACATCATTAGTGATAATTTAAATCGGGTAGTAGTATTCATTATTTTTGGTTAATTATTCTGGTAGTTAACGATTTAATTTTTATAAATTGATTTCTATATTTCATATTTCAGGGTAAAACCATCAAAAATAAATTTTGAGATTTTACCACATATGGCTGTATTTTATTCTTTTAAAGAAAAAGAAATTACATCCCGTTTTCGCATCCCGTAGTTATATCCATGGTATTCCATTCTTTAATCATGATGTTTCTGTACCACACATGATCTCCATGATCTTGTAAAGCAATTTTACCGGTTTTGAAAGTTCCAAAATCTTTCCAGCTGGCGAATTTACTTCCAGCTACCAAAGATTTAAAATTGTCGTCCCAAAGTTGGGTTTCAACAACAAATACCCCATTTAAAACCAAAGTCAGCTTGCCAAATTTGCAAACTACTTCGGCGGTATTCCATTCGCCTACAGGTTTTGCAGCAGCTTTAGAACTTTTAATTAAATCGTATAAATCACCTGCGGCATGTTTGATAATTTTCCCGTCAGGATGTCCGTCATTATCTAAAACCTGCATTTCCAAACCGGTAGAATAGGTGTTTGGGAAATTTTCTAAATCTTCGTTTACATAAAAAATAATACCGCTATTGGCTTTTGGAGCGACTTTCCATTCTAATTTCAAATGGAAATTGGTGTATTCCTGATCAGTTACAAGATCACCTCCCTGTCCATTTTTTGCGGCGGTGGGATCAAAGTGCAAAGTTCCATCTTCTACTTTCCAGCCTGAACCAACTGTGGTTTTCCCGTAGTTGTGCCATCCTGTGGTTGTTTTTCCGTCAAATAGGGGTTTAAACCCTTTTTGGGCGTTTGTTGTTTGAATCAAAGCCATCAGCATAATCGCGGTACAAATATTTTTAATCATAAGTTTCGGTTTTAATAGTTAATTTATAAAGTCAAATTAGCCCAGCCTTCGCGATAGTCGCGCTTCACAAACTGATTGACTTCATCAAAATTGGTAATTTTCATATTGTCATTATCCCATAACAATTTTGCGGATCGTCCAGGATAAACATCTTCACCCAATACTTCTTTATGAATATCATAGCCTCTAATTGCTAGATTTGCCATTAATAAAGCTTCGGTCAAAGGTCCGGCAATTTCAAAGGGCGAACTTAATTCTTGTTTTCCGTAGCCGGCAATAGCGGCTTCCACCCATTGGCTATAATGTCCGTCAGAACCGCCTTTGACGCGAGGGTATTTTTGAGCTACTTTGATGTTTTCATTTCGACTTAAAGGAAGCAAACGAGGATTCAATCCATAGGTATCACACATCATTTTTCCTTTGGTTCCAATAAATAAAGTTCCATTGCCACCGTCTCCAAAAATTTCATTTGGCTCTAATTCTGATGGTCGTTCTGGTTGAATTCCGCCATCCATCCAATGCAATTTTACATCGCCTTTGGTTTTATCGGTCTTTGGAAAAGTTAAAGTAACGTGACTAGATGGAGGGCAACTATCCGGAAAATATCCTCTTTTGAATTCATCAACATAAACCGAGCCCACGCTGCATTGAACATCTTTGGCATATTTTAAATTTAAAATACTAAATGGCGCATCGATCAAGTGACAGCCCATATCTCCTAGGGCGCCTGTTCCATAATCCCACCATCCGCGCCAGTTGAATGGCACTAATTTAGCAACATAATTTTTTTGTGGAGCAGTACCCAACCATAAATCCCAGTCCAATTCTTTCGGAATTTCGGTGGTTTTGGTTGGCCAAGGTATACCTTGAGGCCATACAGGGCGATCTGTCCAGGCTTTAACGGTATGAACATCGCCTATCAAACCCGCTTCATACCATTCTCTCATAATTCGAGTGCCGTCATTGGAGGAACCCTGATTTCCCATTTGGGTTACGACCTTGTATTTTTTAGCGGCTTGAGTCAGAATTCGAGCCTCATAAATATCATGGGTAAGTGGTTTTTGAACGTAAACATGCTTACCTAACTGCATCGCTGCCAAGGTTTGAATGGCATGATTGTGATCCGGTGTTGAAACTGAAACGGCATCAAAATTTTTATGTTCTTTGTCTAACATTTCGCGCCAGTCTTTGTAAAACTTGGCTTTTGGAAATGCATTTACACTTCTTACAGCCCTGCGGCTATCTACATCGCATAAAAAGGCAATATCAGCTTTTCCGCTCTTGGCAAACATTCCAATATCTGACTGGCCTTTTCCTCCAACACCAATTCCGGCAATTAGCAAGCGATCACTTGGCGCCACAAATCCCCTTCCCAAAACATGACGAGGAACAATCATAAATCCCGCAGCGGCAATAGCGGTTGTTTTTATAAAATCACGGCGGTTATTCGTGATTTTATTATCTTTTTCGTCTTTCATTTATTTTTTAAAGTTTGCTTGGTTAGTTTATAAATCGAAATAAATAGATTACTTTTTCAATGATAAAATGTATTTTGCTATTGTTTTTGCCTCGTCTTTTTTCATCGAGGCGTGCGCTCCCATCGGGACAGTTCCCCAAACTCCTGAACCGCCTTTTATGATTTTATTGGACAAATAAGAAATGTTTTTTTCATTGGCTGCATATTTATTTGCAATTTCCAAATAGGAGGGACCTATGAGCTTTTTATCTAATTTATGACAACCGATGCAATCTGATTTAGCAATCAATTTTTCACCATCTGAAAATTGAAAAACAACATCAACTTTAGGTGTGTATTTTTCTGCTGTATTTTCTTTAGAAAATGAAGCTAAAGTAATGATGGCAATTCCTAAAAATAAGTAATTAAATTTCATGTATTTATATTTTTATAATCCTAAATTTTTCCTGTTAAAAACTTGGTTTGTTTCTACTGCGGCAAAATCGTCAAAGGCCTTATCGGTAACTTTTATAATATGATTTTTTATAAATTCAGCACCTTCACGCGCGCCATCTTCTTGGTTTTTCAAGCAACATTCCCATTCCATCACGGCCCAGCCTTTAAAATCGTATTGGGTTAATTTGCTAAAAATGGTTTTAAAATCTATTTGTCCGTCTCCCGGAGAACGATACCTTCCGGCTCGA is a window of Flavobacterium acetivorans DNA encoding:
- a CDS encoding hydroxypyruvate isomerase family protein; translated protein: MSSNLSRRSVIKNIVAGAVALNIPLGFSAAASPKETNMEEQTIKGNINHSVCRWCFSSIDLEILCVEAKKMGISAIDLVGPADWPILKKHGLDSAMCNGAEINLVDGFNDPKFHETLIKNYSAMIPLVAKAGYKNLICFSGNKRGKTDEEGWNNCVKGLQPLLPLAEKHNVVLVMELLNSKIDHKDYQCDTTKWGVELAKRLNSEHFKLLYDIYHMQIDEGDVIRTIRDNHKYIGHYHTAGVPGRNEIDENQELNYAAIMKAIVQTGFKGYVAQEFIPKNPNKMDSLRKAIAICDI
- a CDS encoding M1 family metallopeptidase, producing MIHYFRFAFVALFISSSLSAQGLLQKNNEVFTRQDSLRGSITKERAWWDVKYYHLDVKVNPSDSTITGSNTIRYQVLNAYNRMQIDLQNPMKIDKVVQDGKELKYQREGNAFFIELVAPQIKGALKELKVFYSGQPKIAVNPPWDGGITWKKDHNGNPFIASSCQGLGASVWWPNKDHMYDEVENMLISVNVPGDLTNVSNGRLQSVKKLKDGTRTFNWYVANPINNYGVNINIGDYVSFSEKYAGEKGNLDCSYYVLRDNLAKAKKQFKEVPRMLKALEHWFGPYPFYEDSYKLVEAPYLGMEHQSSVTYGNDFKNGYKGRDLSGTGWGLKFDFIIIHESGHEWFANNITYKDIADMWIHESFTNYSESLFVEYYYGKEAGFDYVKGVRKSIQNDKPIIGHYDVNSEGSGDMYYKGANMLHTLRQIVNNDEKWKAILRGLNSTFYHQTVTTKQIEDYLSTNVRLDLATFFNQYLRDTRIPTLEYYFKDNSLTFRWTNCVANFNMPIKVTLNGTEKWLKPETNWKQESITSENKELKIDTNFYVANINITE
- a CDS encoding glyoxalase, with the protein product MNQRDVFLREFRGETIGSVSAQSSSEEMFQNQTLRPILKLQNELFIAAFHNYITKYKSDFYTQTVDKKLATIENAIQKDIKFRNAMKGMIIGLFTQDEYLLYIKNSSNLNKRMMSMLIERLKSQLQLFEKIAL
- a CDS encoding acyl-CoA thioesterase codes for the protein MRFHTRKWVKPEDLNPNGTLFGGKLLAWIDEELALYTIIQLENPKVVTKHMSEINFRSSAKQGDIIEIGIDVVKFGNSSLTLKCEVRNMMTRETIISIDTTTMVNLGADGKPKAHGKTQIEYVKNRLL
- a CDS encoding Gfo/Idh/MocA family protein; its protein translation is MKDEKDNKITNNRRDFIKTTAIAAAGFMIVPRHVLGRGFVAPSDRLLIAGIGVGGKGQSDIGMFAKSGKADIAFLCDVDSRRAVRSVNAFPKAKFYKDWREMLDKEHKNFDAVSVSTPDHNHAIQTLAAMQLGKHVYVQKPLTHDIYEARILTQAAKKYKVVTQMGNQGSSNDGTRIMREWYEAGLIGDVHTVKAWTDRPVWPQGIPWPTKTTEIPKELDWDLWLGTAPQKNYVAKLVPFNWRGWWDYGTGALGDMGCHLIDAPFSILNLKYAKDVQCSVGSVYVDEFKRGYFPDSCPPSSHVTLTFPKTDKTKGDVKLHWMDGGIQPERPSELEPNEIFGDGGNGTLFIGTKGKMMCDTYGLNPRLLPLSRNENIKVAQKYPRVKGGSDGHYSQWVEAAIAGYGKQELSSPFEIAGPLTEALLMANLAIRGYDIHKEVLGEDVYPGRSAKLLWDNDNMKITNFDEVNQFVKRDYREGWANLTL
- a CDS encoding mechanosensitive ion channel family protein, whose amino-acid sequence is MYKIIEQIFTFLYPIFRKWGLGYNFASYLSLFINIALLCFLAYAIYVVFRLLLVTIIVFVAQKTKTNFDDLLVSNKTAKYIAHLIPLLFIYKSVPIILDKYEYWEDIFGKLVGIYIVFLILWIIRTVFNALRDYLKVKPRYSDKPIDSFIQVIMIVLWLVGIILIISKIFDIDRKELLTTFGAVSALIILIFRDIILGFVASVQVSINDMVRIGDWITMEKFGADGDVIEINLTTVKVRNFDNTTTTIPTYSLSSDSFRNWRGMFKSEGRRIKRHILIKTSSIRFLNDAEFDDLKKIQLISGYIDTRKREIDKFNSVNSIDKSIAINGRNITNLGLFRKYIIEYLHHHPALNKDMLMLCRQLQSDSNGVPLEIYAFTTDKKWENYEYIMADIFDHVIASVGYFDLEIFELPSEKVFLN
- a CDS encoding sugar phosphate isomerase/epimerase family protein, which codes for MIKRRTFLINTGMALGAIALAPSLAFSSKNKNIGLQLYTLRDSFPSNVKMVLEQVAKAGFKEVETYGFSLKNGFFGTSAKEFKTILSDNGLKSPSGHYDLGTFIKDGNSDVLKKTIEAANILGNQYVTIPWLEESLRKSADDYKKIALKINQAAEICKESGLKLAYHNHAFEFTSFEGTTGYDILLGETDKKLVDFELDLYWVVRSGNDPLQLFKKNPGRFSMWHVKDMDQNNPDRNTEIGNGSIDFKSIFAEAKLSGVKHFFVEQETNYVPNPIESVKTSYQYVSKLLIS
- a CDS encoding DUF3817 domain-containing protein codes for the protein MLKIFKITAILEGISYLVLFANMLLIKPTHIDLYKTLLYPIGMGHGVLFIGYVLLAVLLKNVQNWDFKNLGIILFASLVPFGTFYIDKKYLKNV
- a CDS encoding c-type cytochrome codes for the protein MKFNYLFLGIAIITLASFSKENTAEKYTPKVDVVFQFSDGEKLIAKSDCIGCHKLDKKLIGPSYLEIANKYAANEKNISYLSNKIIKGGSGVWGTVPMGAHASMKKDEAKTIAKYILSLKK
- a CDS encoding DUF4240 domain-containing protein; this encodes MKNTNTILFCLIVFGVSVTAQKKINPVVKTVPKEAIPIVDTATVAFDSISFSKSSEMLDEEHYWNLIESSIKENTDQEDQELFLVAELEKLSPKEIIGFRLRTDQLLFDSYNPELWCAAYIMNGGVSDGDFEYFRCWLISRGKDVFYKAKANPDYLVDQVIPDRKSYQFEGFWFVAVSAFKNKTNQELYPYIDYELFTTTDENYPLLNFTWDAEDPKSMETICPLLFNKLWK
- a CDS encoding 3-keto-disaccharide hydrolase, encoding MIKNICTAIMLMALIQTTNAQKGFKPLFDGKTTTGWHNYGKTTVGSGWKVEDGTLHFDPTAAKNGQGGDLVTDQEYTNFHLKLEWKVAPKANSGIIFYVNEDLENFPNTYSTGLEMQVLDNDGHPDGKIIKHAAGDLYDLIKSSKAAAKPVGEWNTAEVVCKFGKLTLVLNGVFVVETQLWDDNFKSLVAGSKFASWKDFGTFKTGKIALQDHGDHVWYRNIMIKEWNTMDITTGCENGM
- a CDS encoding nucleoside permease encodes the protein MNTTTRFKLSLMMFLEFFIWGAWFVTLGTFLGNNLKASGSEIGSIFSTQSWGAIIAPFIIGLIADRYFNAEKILGILHLGGAFLMYQMYQSDEVAVFYTYVLSYMVLYMPTLALVNSVAFNQMKDPEKEFSNIRVWGTIGWILAGLSISFLFHWDSSEAVSQGLLKNTFLLAGVAAFLLGIFSFALPKTPPKVASTEKIRIGDLLGFDALRLLKDKNFAIFFISSILICVPLAFYYQNAHPFLTDAGIENPTGKMAIGQISEALFLLLIPMFFVRFGFKKTILVGMLAWALRYVLFAYGNGSDLSFMLITGIALHGICYDFFFVSGQIYTNSKAGEKYKSAAQGLITLATYGVGMLIGFGVAGWITDNYKTLGGAINWEMVWLIPAGIALVVFILFALLFKEKTKTEITTI